The Bdellovibrio bacteriovorus genomic interval GGTTTGATCAACAACTCTTTCCAAAATTCTTCATCTTCTATCGTATCCTCGAAGTTTTCAGGAGACCTTGAAGACTTGCGAGTAGCCCCTGTTACGGACCGAGAGATTATCTGGGCCATGAGTCTGGGTGCTTTGGTGCGCGGAAGCATTGTTGCCTTGATCACTTACACGGTGGGATCTGTCTTCATGTATTATCAGCGTGGAGAATGGCTCGCGATTGCGCATCCGTTTGTGACTTTGTTCTTCATTATTATTGCGGGACTGATCTTTGGAATGATTGGCATCAGCGTGGCCTTCTGGGCAAGAACCTTTGACCAGCTTTCTGCATTTTCAGCGTTCATTCTGTTGCCTTTGACCTATTTGGGAGGCGTGTTTCTTTCTATTGAACACTTGCATCCCTTCTGGCAGGCCGTTTCAAAAGCGAACCCTCTGTTGTATCTGATCAATGGTCTTCGTTACGGTATTTTAGGTGTGAGCGATGTGAACGTGTGGACGGCGGCAGTGATTTCGATCTTAGGATTTGTCTTTTTCTATGCCGGAGCTCACTTCAGCTTGAAAAGAGGATCGTTTCAACGCTGGTAAAAAAGCGGGGCCTCTCGATCGAGGCCCGTGTCGAAAAATTAGTAAGTTACTGTTTGTACAGCTTGTGTATTGTTTTGTTGAACTTGGGTAGGAGCATAAACTGGAACAGTCGCTGCCGGAGCTTGAACTGGAGCTTGGTTGTAAGAAGCAGTTCCATCATTCACTACACTGAAGTTCAAAGACTCAAATTGTTGGCGACGATTTCTTTCGTCTTCCAAACGAGCTGCTTCTAGTTTCTCTAAGATTGAATTTTCAGTTTTTACTTCAAGTTGTTTGCGCGCGTCTTTAAGTCCCTCAAGTGCTGCCGCGTTGGAAGTCACAAGTTGGGCTTGAGCTGCAGTACTTACTAATAATGATACAAGAATGATTTTTTTCATTGTAGGGCCCCTTTTTGCGTCTCTCATAACCATAAACCCGTCCGAATGAATCATCTAATGCTCTGCGCCTTACAATTCTACAGGGTGTTTATGTATGCAGCGCGTCGCGTGGTTCTTTGTCATTCGGTCCTTGATAGGTTAAACCTCTTTCTTTCGGGAGTTTCACATGTTCGAGAATTTATCTGACAAGATTATGGCAAGCCTTAAAAAGGTCCGTGGCCAAAGCAAGATCACGGAAGCGAATATTGAGGATGTCATTAAAGAAATCCGCCTCAGTCTTTTAGAAGCGGACGTGAACTTCAAAGTCGTTAAGATATTTATTGATAAAGTAAAAGCCAAAGCCCTGGGGGCGGAGGTTCTTCAGAACGTCAATCCAGGACAAATGTTCGTTAAGATCGTTCATGATGAACTTGTGAACGTTTTGGGTGGCGGCGCTGTTGATATCAATGTTCGTGAAAACCCCAGCGTGATCTTTATGGTGGGTTTGCAAGGAGCGGGTAAAACGACGTCTTCTGCAAAGCTCGCTCTTTATATTCGTCAAAAACTGGGTAAAAAACCCGGCATGGTGCCAGCGGATATCTATCGTCCCGCGGCCATCGATCAATTGCAGACTTTAGGTCGTCAAAACAACATTCCGACATTCCCAACTCAAGTCGGAATGAAGCCTGAAGAAATCTTAGAAAAATCCAAGCAGTGGGCGAAGGACAACATGGTGGATGTTGTGATCGTCGATACGGCGGGACGCTTGCAAGTTGATGATGAACTGATGAATGAGTTGGGTCGCCTTCGCGAAATTTGGACTCCTCAAGAAATCCTTCTTGTGGCCGATGCCATGCTCGGTCAGCAGTCCGTGAATGTCGCCGAAGGTTTCCATAAAAAATTAAATCTGACTGGTCTTGTGCTTACGAAAGTGGACGGGGACGCGCGCGGTGGTGCGGCCTTGTCTATTCGTGAAGTGACAGGCATTCCAATTAAGTTCCTGGGTGTGGGTGAAAAAGTCTCTGCTCTGGAAGTCTTCCATCCGGATCGTCTTGCTGGGCGTATCTTGGATATGGGGGACGTTCTTTCTTTGGTCGAAAAAGCGCAGGAAGTGATCGATGAAAAGTCGGCTCGCGATTCGGCGAAGAAGATCATGAAGAATGAGTTTACTTTGGAGGACTTCCTAGCTCAGATCCAGCAGCTTAAAAAAATGGGCGGCTTTGAAAGCATCTTGAAATTTTTACCTGGCATGGGTGAACTCAGCAAACAGCTGAAAAATATGACCCCACCTGATGCTGAGATGAAAAAGATCGAGGCCATCATTCGCTCCATGACCTATCAAGAAAGACACAACCATAAGCTTCTAAACGCTTCGCGTCGCCAACGTATCGCGAAGGGGAGTGGGACTCAAGTTCAAGATGTGAACAAGCTGGTAAAGCAATTTGAGGACGCTAAGAAGATGATGGGTGGAATGATGAAAATGGGCATGGGTCGAGGTGGAATGAAGTTCCCATTTTAACGCTTGATATTTAATCGTTAACACAGTACACACTTGGTCTTACTGTTTTTGAAACAAGAGGTTTAAGAAATGGCAGTTGTAATTCGTTTGGCTCGTATGGGCGCAAAGCACGACCCTAAATACCGCATCACTGTAGCTGATTCTCGTCGCTATGTTACTGGTAAATTCCTTGATATTCTTGGAACTTACATCCCAACTCCTAAAGGTAACGACAAAAAAGTTGAGCTTGATCTAGCTAAAGTTGAAGAGTGGATCAAAAAAGGTGCTCAGCCTACAGACCGTGTAAAACACGTTATTAAGTTGGCTCAAGCTAAATAGTATTTGGCATTTGTTCCGATTTCGTTAGAATATCGGACAGATACTATCTGTTGTGGGGGTAATTATGGATAGCTTGAAAGACCTCGTGGAGTTCATGGCGAAATCTCTAGTAGATAAGCCTGAAAAAGTCGAAGTTGATGAAATCCCTGGTCAGCAAACCACTCTTCTTGCGTTGAAGGTTGATAAAGAAGACCTGGGCAAAGTGATTGGTAAGCAAGGTAAAACAGCAGCCGCTATGAGAACTATCATCCGCGCAGCTGGTACAAAACTTAACAAGCGTTATCACTTAGATATCGTAGAATAGTTAAGCCGCAAGTCCTCAACAGGGGCAAAAATAAAATTCTCTAAGGAAGGGGTTGTCACAAGCAACCCCTTCATTTTTTTTCTGAGGTTTGAAATGAAATTGGTAGGTAAGGTTCGCGAGGCTCATGGACTTAAAGGTGATCTTTATGTTCTTATCTTTTCTGGCGATATCTCTTGGGCAAAAAGAATGAAGAGCTTCGGTCTAAAACCGAAAGACTCAGACGAAATTCGCACATTCTCTGTGGAAAGAACAAAGCCTTTTAAAAAAGGTTTGATCGTGAAGGCGGCAGAAATCGCGGATCGCACAGCGGCTGAAGGCGTTGAGCACTTGGAGTTCTTCGTCGATGACGACTTGTTCGTATCTAAACCGGGCGAAACCATCTTCCTTTCTGAAATCAAAAACTTCAAATTGAAAGATCCAGAGCAAAAGCTTCTTGGAGAGATCGTGGATTTCTCTTCGAACGGCGTTCAAGATTTATTGGTCGTGGAAGCTGCTGGCAAAAAAGTGGAAGTTCCCTTCGTGGATGCCTTCATCAAAAAAATCGATTTCAAACACCAGACAGTGGTGATGGATTTGCCTGAAGGGCTTTTTGATATCGAGAACGCATAGATGCTAACGATTGATGTGATCACTCTTTTTCCTGAGATGATTGACGCCGCGGTTTCTCACGGTGTCCTTGGTCAGGCTTTAAAAAGTGACCGTCTTTCCGTAAAGGCACACACTCCGCGCGAATTTGCTCAAGACCGTCATCGCACCGTGGACGACCGACCTTTTGGTGGTGGTGACGGCATGATCATGTTGCCTGAAACTCTGGAAAAAACTCTCGAAAAAGTGCAACATAAGAATTCCAAAGTGATCTATCTTTCCCCCCAAGGAAAAACTCTGACAGATGAAATGGCTCGTTCTTTTTCTAAGGAAGAGCATCTGGTTTTTATCTGCGGGCGCTATGGGGGGATTGATCAACGTATTATTAATTCCTACGTCGATCAGGAAGTGTCGATCGGGGATTACGTGTTGTCTGGTGGGGAGTTAGGGGCGCTTGTTGTTATCGACGCCTTAGCGCGTTTTATCCCCGGCGTTTTAGGTCACGACGATTCGGCGGATAAAGACAGTTTTTCTGAAGGGCTGTTAGAGCATCCGAATTTCACCAGACCGCGCGCGTATTTAGAGCAAGAAGTTCCAGAGGTTCTTCTAAGCGGAAATCACAAAGTGATTGAAGACTGGAAGAAGAAAGTGTCAGCGCTCGTCACACTTAAAAAACGTCCCGATTTATTTAAAGAATTTCTTAAAGTAGAAAACGAAAAGTATCAGGCGCAGAAGAAAAAAAAGACGGCCGCTCCTTTAAAGGAACTGATTGAGTTTTATAAAACTCTCAGTGAAAATGATTTAAAGGTGCTCGGCTTGGAAGACCTGCGCGAGGAAGATTTCAATGTCTGAGACCGCTGAAGTTCCCTATGTTCCAAGACTGGCGATCGGTCTAGTTCACTATCCCGTGCGTGATCGTTTGCAAAAAACGGTGTCGACGAATATCACGAATTTCGATATCCATGACATCGCCAGAGCGGCGACCGTCTTTGGAGTGGAAAAATATTACATCATCCATCCCATGCAAGAGCAGCTCATGTTCGTTGAACGGGTTTTAGATCATTGGAGAACCGGGCAGGGCTCAAAGTTCAATCCTATGAGAAAAACCGCTTTAAACCCCGTTAAAACCGCAGTCAGCGTGGAAGCCGCCTTGGCCGACTGGAATGTTCCAGACTGTCTGACTATCGCCACCACGGCCCGTGTGGAGTGGGCGAAAAGAAAGTACTCTTTTGCCGAGCTGCGACATGAAATGCATGTAGAAAAAAAGCCCGTATTTATGTTATTCGGTACCGGTTTCGGTATGACAGAACAGCTCATTGGGTCTTGCTCTGGAGTCTTGGAGAGTATCCGAGGAGCTCCCCCCAAGGACTACCGCCATCTTTCTGTAAGATCGGCAGTAAGTATCTGTCTTGACCGCGTAATGGGTCCATGGTAGACCCTTGTTTTACTTTTTGTGAAAATTGACTGCTACAAGGATTAAGCAATGGCTAAAGAAACAAACCTCGTTCGTCGCGTAAGTGTAAAAGCTGCTAACAAAAATATTCAAGCGTTCAGCTCTGGTGATACTGTTAACGTATTCGTTAAAGTAAAAGAGGGTGAAAAAGAACGTGTTCAGCTTTACAAAGGTATCGTAACTAAGATCCAAGGATCTGGCGCTGCGAAAACTTTCACAGTTCGCAAAATTTCTGCGGGTGTTGGCGTTGAAAGAACTTTCCCATTTGCAAGCCCTGCACTTGATAAAGTTGAACTAGTAAACGTAGGTAAAGTACGTCGTTCTAAACTTTACTATCTACGCGCTCTAGAAGGTAAAGCTGCTAAGATCGAATCTGAGCTAGTATCTACTAAAGCAGAAGCTTAGTTTCTTCTCGATAGATCACTTCTATTAAATTCAAAAAAGACCTAGGACTCACGTTCTAGGTCTTTTCTTTTTTCTCGCTCCTCAAAAATCCCTCCAACGGCGCAAAGAGCTTTGGTCATTTCGCCAAAAAACCCAGGGGTCTTTTGGTTTTCGACGCGATTGTTTTCCGGTGACCGCGACTGGCTCTATGTCTAATATGCGCAAGACTTGTGGGGATGGCGCTAAGACATGGTAGTATCGAAAAAAACGCTCGCTAAAAAATCTGCAGCTAAGAAAATCACACTTAAAAAAGCGAAGCCTAAGAAAACGCTCAAAAAGGAAGAGTATCCTAAGGTGAACTGGCGCGAGTTCTTTCCCGAGCCTGTGATTGGTGTGGATGAAGTAGGACGCGGATGTCTTGCGGGGCCCGTCTATGCGGCGGCAGTGATTTTTAAATCCGATGCGCTTGCTGAAGATGTCACTGATTCAAAATTATTATCCGAAGAACGTCGCGAAGAATTAGCGGCGCTCATTCAAAAAGAACATCATGTAGGAATCGGTTTTGCGACAGTGGAAGAAATCGACGAGATGAATATCTTGCGTGCTTCTTTGCTGGCGATGAAACGTGCGGTTGAAGCTTTGGGTGTGAAGGGTGGTCATGTGCTGATTGACGGCAACATGAAAATCCCGGGCCTTGAAGGCTTTGAGCAAACAACCATGGTTAAAGGGGACTTGCGAGTGGCTCCGATTTCAGCAGCGTCGATTGTTGCGAAAGTGACAAGAGATCGTCTGATGAAACAGTTGGGAGAAAAATATCCTCTTTATGGATTCGAAGTTCACAAAGGCTACTCAACACCGGTCCACAAAGACAGCATCGTCGCGCACGGACCGTGCAGCGTGCACCGCAAATCCTTCGCGGGGGTTAAAGAATACCTCGCCGAACTTGTCGTCGACGAAGAATAAACCCGTCTACTGGGCTCACCAGCGGGGCCTTGATTCTGAAAAACTCGTTCAAAAATTTTACGAAAAGAAAGGTTACACCCTTTTAGCGCAAAGGGTGATCACTCCTTTTGCAGAAGTGGATTTGATTTTTCAAACGCCGGAAGGTCATGCCTTGATGGTGGAAGTAAAGACCACCAATATTGCGGATTTTCAACCGCATCGAATTTCCTGGAAGCAAAAAGCCCGCTTGGTGCGGGCACTCCAGTATTTAACAAGCAAACTTGAAAACCTCGTCGAAGTTCACTGGGCCTTTGTCACAAAAGAAGGAAAAGTCACCATCATTGAAGACATCAGTGGTTGACTAAAACCCCTGATCGCAAGCGACAATGAGGTATGCGTAAAATTATTTTCATCATCGCTCTTCTTTGTCAGTTTCAAACCGCCCAAGCCGAAGGCCTTCGTGACTTTTTAAAAAGCTGTGCGTGGGGAACTTTAGGTGGAGCGGCTGTGGGAGTGATGAGTCTTGCGGTTGAAGATAAGCCTAGTGAAAGCTGGAATAATGTCGCTAAAGGTGCTTCGCTGGGATTGTATGCGGGGATCGCTTACGGTCTGGTAAAAATGAATCAAGAGCCGAAAATGCAGCAAGCTCCTGATTTTGCCATCGTTCCTCGATTCCAAGAGGGAAAAGTTGATGGCGTGATGCTTTCTAAAACTATTCTGGATTTCTAAATTGAATATCTGAATTCTAAATAAAAAAGGCTGAGAACCCTCAGCCTTTTTTTTATTCTTTAAACTAAGAACTAGAATCCGTAAGTGTCTAGTGTTTCCGGTGGAAGCGGTGGTTTCGGCACACCGTCGAACGTGAACTCAAAATTCAACTTGAAGTTCGTATCACCACCGGTGACTTGGTCATGAATGAATGTAACTAAAAGACAGTCTCCCGGTGGTTTCAATTGGGCGATGTAAGCCCAAGACTTGATTTGATCGCCCGAGCTGCGGTCGGCCCAGTTGGCGTCGTAAACGAATTTACCCATCAGGTTCACATACTTTGAAACAAAGCCGGCAGAGAATGTGTAGTCCTCTTGACGAGCGCTCGTGTCGACAGCTTGCCCCGGAGTGATCTTATACTGACGAGTCAATTGCACTTGAAAGAATTGACCAAGATCATTCATCAAGCGCACACGAGACGATGCGTTCGTCACGTTCTGATAAGGGAAGTAGTTAAAGATAGAATATGTTTGAAAGCGATCTAAACGCACATCCAGTGTGGCCGTTAAGTCAGACCAAGGCTCATAGATGCTGCCACCTCGGTTTTGTTGAGAGGCATCGTAAGACTGCGCTAGCTTTAGATAACCAATTTGACGGTATTCAGGACGATCACCCACCCAACGTTTTTCCGTGACCTTGTTTGTAAGAGCCATCGTTACAAGATTGCGGTCATAGACGCGGTCATTATAGTCAAATTGCACGCTGTAGTCGCTAGCGATATCTAAGTCAGTGATACTATCACGCGCAGAATAAGGTGCATCCGTGACAGAGCCTTTACCAAAGAAAGGACTGTCATCTTGAGTAAACCAAGGAAGATTGCTGTAAGTAACTTCAGGAATAATTTCATGTTTATAGCGCGTGGCTTTAGAGCTGACTGTGTCGCCATAAACGCGGCTTAGACTTAATCTTGCGGCAATCTCGGCGCGAAGATAACGACGAACAATGTGCGAGTTGTCTTCAATATTGAAGTTATAATGAGTCTCACGATAGGCCGCGGCGGGAACTAAATCCAAACCGTCAGCAAGCTTAATCGGGTAATAGACCGTCGGTTCAAAGTCGATACGTTGCCCGGTGCGGATCAAGTCCACACTAGGGTCAAAGGAGCCATCGTACACGCGCTTACACGCGGGGTTGTCTTCCCACTTCGGATCGTTACAGCTGTTCTTTGGAAAGCGCACAGTGGTATCGCCCGAAGTCTGTGTCGTCATATCGTCATAAGCGTTGCCTGAACGAGTGAAGTTCACAACGTCGAGATCAAAAGCATAAATGAAATTGCTATCGCCGATGTTTTGCTGAGTGTGGGCCCAGCGAAGTTCAGGGATGCGGTGAACGGCATCATTGTTGCCGGCCAAAGGATCTCCGTGCAGCAAGTTCACGTAGTAGGAACTGTCGATACTCATGTGCTGATCTTCAGTGTTTTTCGTGTAAGACACACGATTTTCCATCGCGGAATCACCGTGATTTAAAGTCTCCGTCGGGAAGTCCTTAGGGTATTGGAGGTCACTTGCGTAGTTGATCTGTGCGCGGTGAACCCCACCGTCAGGCATTTCTAGATAGTGACTGTATCTGACGAAGTAACGCTCGATGGGATCGTTTTTTTCGCTCAAAGGACGATACAGATTTAAGCGATCGTCATCGGCGAAGGCTTTGTCGAAAAGGCTTCCGAAGTTCAAAGTACCTTCAGAATTTTCGTTCAACATGTAGCGATACTCTAGCAAACCCTTCATGCCACGCTTTGAGTAGTCTTTAAGTTCTATCGTTGCATCGCTGCTGCGAGAAATCGCCCAGAAGTAGGGAAGAGAAATCGCAAAACCACCCGTGTCGGATGCTTCAAAGGTGGGTGTTAATAATCCTGATTGGCGATCACTCTTTAAGGGAACGATGAGGTAAGGAAACCAAAAGACGGGGAGATGACCAAAACGCAAAACGGCGTTTTTGATATATGCATAGCCACCTAATTCCGCGCGCACCGTTGTTCCTGAAAAACTCCACGTCGAGGGACAGTTCGTACAAGCCGTGTAGTCGGCAGAAGAAACTACGTAATCGGATTCGCCGGTTTTTTGTAAGACCGTCCCCGAGAATGTGATGGAGCCGGATTGCACGTAGCCGTTATAAATCACACCCGTATTGTTTTCATAATCCAGATACACCTGATCACCGACGATGGTGTTCTTTGCATCCATGATTTCAACATTGCCAAAAAGTTCCACCTGACGGGATCGCAGAAGGACGCGAGCGCGGTCGGCGCGAATGTGTTGTCCTTGGTAAACAATCTGGACATTGCCTTCTAATTCCGCAGTTTCTTTTTCGGTATCTCGGAACATGCTATCTGCATTGATTAAGATGCCATGGATCTTCGCCGTGGGTTCGGCCGCCCATAGAGGTGTGCCCGTGAAAACGGTCACAAATAAGAATAAAAACAAGAAGATCCAGCTCTGAAGCACCAAAGTAGTGTAGGGACCAGTTAGGCGTTTGTCGAGTTAGAAAATCCTGATTCCCAGCCTCTTTTTGGACTCAAAATGTCAGAAAATACCGCCGACAAGTGAGCACAGTGATTTAACGTGAGGTCTTTCATGCAAGTAAAACTCGTGCTCGACGGGGATATTGCCATCGTGTCTTTAAGCGGTCGTATTGAGATTGAAAAAACTCAATCTTTTAAACAAGCGTGCTTACAAAACTTTTCTGATAAAAAAGTGGTGTTCTGCATGAAAAATCTAAGTTTTGTGGGCTCTTCGGGCATTCAAAACTTGTTCAATGTGCTGAATGATTTGAATTGCAATAAAAAGTTGAACGCGAAAATCGCGGGTTTGAACCCGGATTTCCAGCGTCTTTTCAGTTTTTCAGAGTGTGCGAACCTTGAGGTTCATGAAAGTATCGAAGGGGCTCTACAAAGTTTCTAGAGCCCGTCCTGTTTACGCAGCTCGTTGAGCTTCTGACTGAGCTCAAGGTTGATCCGCTCTAGTGCAGCGGCCGCAGCCTTGAGTTTTTCTGCTTCTTCATTCTTGGCATTCCACATGTAGCGCAGACTTTCTAGCTGCTCCATATATTGGAAGTTTTCTTTTTCCAATTTTTGGATGCGCTCTTGGTCTTCCACGACACGAATCTGTAGATCCGCATGCTCGACACCCAGCTTTTGATTCTGTTTGGTCAATTCGCTGATGCGTTCATGCTGGCGTTCGATCTCATTTTCCAAACGCTCTTTCATGTCTTCTTTAGTGCGGCGAAGTGTCACAACTTCGTTTTCTAAAGTGTCCTGACGCTCTAAAGCGGTGTGTAGCTTTAAAGTTTTAACTTCAAGTTCTTCTTGAATCTGATGAAGCTGCTGAACTTCGCGGCTCAAGCTTTGAATCTGAGACTCATAGAATTGAACCATTTCTTGAGCTTTTTTCTCGGAAGCTTCGACTTGGTAACGAGAATTTTTTGTCACTTCGATAATCTGGTGACGAAGGTCACGAAGTTGAGCTTCTTTTTGAGCTAAAGAGCTTTCCGTCTCTGCAAGTTTCAAATCTTGCGTGCGAGAATATTCCTTCAGTTGAGAGATGTAAGGCTTCACCTGATTTTTGATACGATCATGGTATTTCACATGACGAGAAAGTTCGGCCCCCATGTTTTGCAGTTTTTCTTGCAGGGCGCGCATTTTTTCCGTGTGGATTTCTTTTTCTCGCTCAAGGGAATCAACCTTCTGTCTCCACAGATTGTCTTTTTCTTTCCAAACCAGAATCTGATCGGTGATAGAAGATTGTGCAAGACGGGCTTTGCCGGTCTCTTCTGTCATTCTTTGGTTTTCGCTTTCCAGTAGCGAAAGACGACGAAGAGCGACTTTGAGGCGCGCCATCAAGTCTTCATTTTGGGAAATAAGATTTTCCACCGTCGAGGATTTTAGAATCTCTTTGGGAAGATGACTGTAATCGTTGCGCTTTGGAAGCTCATCAGGCAAAGGAATTTGCCCCACAGTCTTCTGAGGGTTTTCGAAGTCTAAATGTCCTAAAATAGCAGTCTGAAAGTCGGTTTCCATAGCCCTCCTCCATGAAGTCTAGGTAGCCTTTGCTACATAATCTCAAGATGAAACAGGACTCGTCAAACTTAGGTCGATAAGACTAGACCTTGGTAATATAAAGAAAGCTTCAATGAATTGGGGTTTTATCCGAAAAGGATTTCATGGCATTACCCGTACCCAAAGAAGGCAACGCTGTTGCTGAAACAAAAAAACAAGAAGAGACCGCGTTTTTTGACGTGGGTGTGGATAAAGCCGATTTCGGAAAGCCAGATTCGATTCGTTATAATATTCTGACTTGGGTATTGGATGAACGCTATGACCGCGCCATCGAAGAGCTGAAAGACTTTCTTGAGAAGCCTTCCGAATACCCCAATTTCAAATCTAAAGTAACACGTTATATTCATCACTCAGTGGACTTGATTTATGCAATCAAAGCCAAAAGAAGTTTCCCGGGGATCAATTCTTTAACGCGTGCAAAGCAGCAAGAGCTGCGTGAAAAATTCAAAGAGCACTTTAGAGAGCTTCAGTATGTTCTTAAAATAGTTGAGAAAATTCAAGGGGACTTGCGTGTTCAAGACGTGCGTTCCACCATCTACGTGGTGAAAGCCATGTGGTTTGCTGTGTTGGGAATCATTATTTTGGCCTTCTGGATGGATATCGTCCACGGCCTGGCAAAGACAAGCTTCTTGGTCTTTGATGATGGATTCGGCAAACTTGCAAACTGGCTCGCCGAATCCATAGGGTTTTAAACTATTACTTTAAGCTTCTATAAGCCGCTTCCAAAATAGGGATTAATTGTCCGCCACTTAAAAGTTTACCATTAGCAAAAACTGTCGGTGTTCCTTGGATCTGCGCTGTTTCGCCCTCTTTAGCCATTTTACGGATGAGTTCCGCTGTTGCTGGATCCTTCACGCAAGTTTTTAACTCCTCAAGAGCCAGGCCGGTTGCCTTAGAAACATCTTCAAGATTTTTATCCAAGTTGCCTGCACGGATGATTTCTTCTTGTTGGTCGAAGAAGTAATCGTGGGCTGCCCAACCTTTTTGACCCATTT includes:
- the rplS gene encoding 50S ribosomal protein L19, with the translated sequence MAKETNLVRRVSVKAANKNIQAFSSGDTVNVFVKVKEGEKERVQLYKGIVTKIQGSGAAKTFTVRKISAGVGVERTFPFASPALDKVELVNVGKVRRSKLYYLRALEGKAAKIESELVSTKAEA
- the trmD gene encoding tRNA (guanosine(37)-N1)-methyltransferase TrmD; this translates as MLTIDVITLFPEMIDAAVSHGVLGQALKSDRLSVKAHTPREFAQDRHRTVDDRPFGGGDGMIMLPETLEKTLEKVQHKNSKVIYLSPQGKTLTDEMARSFSKEEHLVFICGRYGGIDQRIINSYVDQEVSIGDYVLSGGELGALVVIDALARFIPGVLGHDDSADKDSFSEGLLEHPNFTRPRAYLEQEVPEVLLSGNHKVIEDWKKKVSALVTLKKRPDLFKEFLKVENEKYQAQKKKKTAAPLKELIEFYKTLSENDLKVLGLEDLREEDFNV
- the rpsP gene encoding 30S ribosomal protein S16; this encodes MAVVIRLARMGAKHDPKYRITVADSRRYVTGKFLDILGTYIPTPKGNDKKVELDLAKVEEWIKKGAQPTDRVKHVIKLAQAK
- a CDS encoding ribonuclease HII — its product is MVVSKKTLAKKSAAKKITLKKAKPKKTLKKEEYPKVNWREFFPEPVIGVDEVGRGCLAGPVYAAAVIFKSDALAEDVTDSKLLSEERREELAALIQKEHHVGIGFATVEEIDEMNILRASLLAMKRAVEALGVKGGHVLIDGNMKIPGLEGFEQTTMVKGDLRVAPISAASIVAKVTRDRLMKQLGEKYPLYGFEVHKGYSTPVHKDSIVAHGPCSVHRKSFAGVKEYLAELVVDEE
- a CDS encoding YraN family protein; its protein translation is MSSTKNKPVYWAHQRGLDSEKLVQKFYEKKGYTLLAQRVITPFAEVDLIFQTPEGHALMVEVKTTNIADFQPHRISWKQKARLVRALQYLTSKLENLVEVHWAFVTKEGKVTIIEDISG
- a CDS encoding STAS domain-containing protein, with the translated sequence MQVKLVLDGDIAIVSLSGRIEIEKTQSFKQACLQNFSDKKVVFCMKNLSFVGSSGIQNLFNVLNDLNCNKKLNAKIAGLNPDFQRLFSFSECANLEVHESIEGALQSF
- a CDS encoding RNA methyltransferase, which translates into the protein MSETAEVPYVPRLAIGLVHYPVRDRLQKTVSTNITNFDIHDIARAATVFGVEKYYIIHPMQEQLMFVERVLDHWRTGQGSKFNPMRKTALNPVKTAVSVEAALADWNVPDCLTIATTARVEWAKRKYSFAELRHEMHVEKKPVFMLFGTGFGMTEQLIGSCSGVLESIRGAPPKDYRHLSVRSAVSICLDRVMGPW
- the ffh gene encoding signal recognition particle protein; this encodes MFENLSDKIMASLKKVRGQSKITEANIEDVIKEIRLSLLEADVNFKVVKIFIDKVKAKALGAEVLQNVNPGQMFVKIVHDELVNVLGGGAVDINVRENPSVIFMVGLQGAGKTTSSAKLALYIRQKLGKKPGMVPADIYRPAAIDQLQTLGRQNNIPTFPTQVGMKPEEILEKSKQWAKDNMVDVVIVDTAGRLQVDDELMNELGRLREIWTPQEILLVADAMLGQQSVNVAEGFHKKLNLTGLVLTKVDGDARGGAALSIREVTGIPIKFLGVGEKVSALEVFHPDRLAGRILDMGDVLSLVEKAQEVIDEKSARDSAKKIMKNEFTLEDFLAQIQQLKKMGGFESILKFLPGMGELSKQLKNMTPPDAEMKKIEAIIRSMTYQERHNHKLLNASRRQRIAKGSGTQVQDVNKLVKQFEDAKKMMGGMMKMGMGRGGMKFPF
- the rimM gene encoding ribosome maturation factor RimM (Essential for efficient processing of 16S rRNA); amino-acid sequence: MKLVGKVREAHGLKGDLYVLIFSGDISWAKRMKSFGLKPKDSDEIRTFSVERTKPFKKGLIVKAAEIADRTAAEGVEHLEFFVDDDLFVSKPGETIFLSEIKNFKLKDPEQKLLGEIVDFSSNGVQDLLVVEAAGKKVEVPFVDAFIKKIDFKHQTVVMDLPEGLFDIENA
- a CDS encoding KH domain-containing protein, whose protein sequence is MDSLKDLVEFMAKSLVDKPEKVEVDEIPGQQTTLLALKVDKEDLGKVIGKQGKTAAAMRTIIRAAGTKLNKRYHLDIVE
- a CDS encoding LPS-assembly protein LptD — its product is MFLFLFVTVFTGTPLWAAEPTAKIHGILINADSMFRDTEKETAELEGNVQIVYQGQHIRADRARVLLRSRQVELFGNVEIMDAKNTIVGDQVYLDYENNTGVIYNGYVQSGSITFSGTVLQKTGESDYVVSSADYTACTNCPSTWSFSGTTVRAELGGYAYIKNAVLRFGHLPVFWFPYLIVPLKSDRQSGLLTPTFEASDTGGFAISLPYFWAISRSSDATIELKDYSKRGMKGLLEYRYMLNENSEGTLNFGSLFDKAFADDDRLNLYRPLSEKNDPIERYFVRYSHYLEMPDGGVHRAQINYASDLQYPKDFPTETLNHGDSAMENRVSYTKNTEDQHMSIDSSYYVNLLHGDPLAGNNDAVHRIPELRWAHTQQNIGDSNFIYAFDLDVVNFTRSGNAYDDMTTQTSGDTTVRFPKNSCNDPKWEDNPACKRVYDGSFDPSVDLIRTGQRIDFEPTVYYPIKLADGLDLVPAAAYRETHYNFNIEDNSHIVRRYLRAEIAARLSLSRVYGDTVSSKATRYKHEIIPEVTYSNLPWFTQDDSPFFGKGSVTDAPYSARDSITDLDIASDYSVQFDYNDRVYDRNLVTMALTNKVTEKRWVGDRPEYRQIGYLKLAQSYDASQQNRGGSIYEPWSDLTATLDVRLDRFQTYSIFNYFPYQNVTNASSRVRLMNDLGQFFQVQLTRQYKITPGQAVDTSARQEDYTFSAGFVSKYVNLMGKFVYDANWADRSSGDQIKSWAYIAQLKPPGDCLLVTFIHDQVTGGDTNFKLNFEFTFDGVPKPPLPPETLDTYGF
- a CDS encoding ABC transporter permease, which encodes MTGFLTIFQREIARFFKVLVQTVVTPFISSFLYLLIFGVSLGEQMAAHQGVSYIAFLIPGLMMMGLINNSFQNSSSSIVSSKFSGDLEDLRVAPVTDREIIWAMSLGALVRGSIVALITYTVGSVFMYYQRGEWLAIAHPFVTLFFIIIAGLIFGMIGISVAFWARTFDQLSAFSAFILLPLTYLGGVFLSIEHLHPFWQAVSKANPLLYLINGLRYGILGVSDVNVWTAAVISILGFVFFYAGAHFSLKRGSFQRW